In the genome of Vicinamibacterales bacterium, the window GACACGCAGATCGTCTTCGTCACCAATCCTCACAATCCGACCGGCGCGCTCGTGCCGGCCAATGAGATCCGTGCGCTGGCCCGCCGGTTGGCGCCGATCCTGGTCTTCGTCGACGAGGCGTATGGCGATTTCGCGGGCGAGAGCGTGCTGGACAACGGCACGCTTTCGGACCTGCCGAATCTCGTCGTCGGGCGGACGTTTTCGAAGGCCTACGGTCTCGCCGGACTGCGGGCCGGCGCGCTCGTCGCCCGTGAAGACACGCTCGCGCCGATGCGCCGTGTCGTTCCCCCCTTCAGCCTCAACGCCTGGGTCACCGCCGTCCTGCCGGCTGCCGTCCGGGATCGCGACTACCGCAACTGGTACGTCGCGCAGTCGGCGGAATCGCGGCGCCTGCTCGCGGACGCGTGCACGCGGCTTGGACTGCGGACGTGGCCGAGCCACGCCAATTTTCTGCTCATCCACGTCGGCCACGCGGCGCCTGCGGTCGTCGCCGCGCTCGCGGCGCGCGGTATCCGCGTTCGGGATCGGTCGCAGGAGGCAGGATGCGAAGGCTGCATCCGGATCACCGCCGGTCTGGTCGAAGACACTCGCCGGCTGATCCCTGCATTCGAGGAGGTAGTATGCGCCGGGCGTTGATCGTCCGAGAGACGCGGGAGACGTCGATTCACCTGAAGCTCGCCATCGAGGGGCGCGGCCGCTACAAGGTCGCCACCGGCATCCGCTTCTTCGACCACATGCTGGAACTGTGGACGCGGCACGGCGCGTTCGATCTCACGCTGAAGGTGGCCGGCGATCTCGACGTCGACCAGCACCACACCGTCGAGGACACCGGCATCGCGCTCGGCGAAGCGATCGCCGCCGCGCTCGGCGACAAGCGCGGCATCAATCGCGCCGGCTACTTCGTGATGCCGATGGACGAAACGCTCGCGGTCGCGGCCGTCGACCTCTCAGGGCGTCCGCACGCCGTGGTCGATCTCGCGCTGAAGACCAGGCTCGTTGGCGACCTGCAGTCGGAGCTGGTGCAGGACTTCTTCGAGGGCTTCGCGCAGGGCGCGCACGCCAACGTGCACGTCAAGGTCCTCTACGGCCGCTCGAGTCATCATCAGATCGAGGCGATCTTCAAGGCGTTCGCCCGCGCGCTGCGGGTCGCGTGCGCGAAGGACAGGCAGCTCGGCAGGATGTTGCCCTCCACGAAGGGGCTGTTATGAGCGGGG includes:
- a CDS encoding histidinol-phosphate transaminase, producing MLRLHLNENTAGCSPAVLDVLSRLGRGDAGVYPDYEEAAAAVAASLGVPVSRVVLTNGMDEGILAAVAASFRDRRGGMPEGLGVRPAFDMYETFVTALGGRMVTVAMDDGFRLPVQALLDAVTPDTQIVFVTNPHNPTGALVPANEIRALARRLAPILVFVDEAYGDFAGESVLDNGTLSDLPNLVVGRTFSKAYGLAGLRAGALVAREDTLAPMRRVVPPFSLNAWVTAVLPAAVRDRDYRNWYVAQSAESRRLLADACTRLGLRTWPSHANFLLIHVGHAAPAVVAALAARGIRVRDRSQEAGCEGCIRITAGLVEDTRRLIPAFEEVVCAGR
- the hisB gene encoding imidazoleglycerol-phosphate dehydratase HisB, whose protein sequence is MRRALIVRETRETSIHLKLAIEGRGRYKVATGIRFFDHMLELWTRHGAFDLTLKVAGDLDVDQHHTVEDTGIALGEAIAAALGDKRGINRAGYFVMPMDETLAVAAVDLSGRPHAVVDLALKTRLVGDLQSELVQDFFEGFAQGAHANVHVKVLYGRSSHHQIEAIFKAFARALRVACAKDRQLGRMLPSTKGLL